TCATCCTCACTCACCACAAAACCAGATAAAgcccgtgtgcgtgcgtatgtgtatTCATAAAACATGCACGCCTAtccgatttttgttttttatttcatgtttcatgtttcagTTTACatattacagaaaaaaattgCGCATTATTTTTATCTCTACTTCCGTCCACAATGtacaattaaatttctttaataagatcaataaaattgttcCAGAAAAAATCAACGTTCTTGCAATCATGATACACTCATGTGCTCGCTACTTAACTGTAGAGCTTTGTATAATATGTAAAGcaaatttatttcgattttggCAGTCCATCGTGTTTGAATTTACGATCAATGAGATTGGATACCCCCAGTACTACCAGCAGCATCTAGAAGATAAAGATATCTTTCATCCTGTGCGTTTGCAATTCTGATGCGTTTATAATTAAAGTTGCGGAAAAGTTTTATATAGATATATACGAATGAATAAGTAAagcttaaaataaatgaacataTTGAACCGGAAAGTAAACTTTGCTCGTacatatttctttttctcatcTGTCTGTTGTCgaacattttaatattaagAAAGCTCTATgtatactgttttttttgcaagctaCGTAATTTGGCTGTGAGACTGATGTATAATGTGATGCGTGTGCTACAAAATCTACACTGCAAGTTACTATCTTCATTTCTGACGATAAGCAGTCTTAAGTCGTTTGTTACAATAAGCGATTAACGTTTTAAAGATCCTTTGCGTCCACTTATAGCTTAAAGTtggttttcaatattttttcctaCCGGCATTTTAATTTGCCATGCTACCGAATGTCATGCTACTGAAGAACAGTTGAAACGATAACTATTGTGTGCATTGCTTTTTAAAGTCACATAATGATTTGGTTAGTTAAAAAGAAATGACATATCAATGTATAGTGGTCAATgttatgttgcttttgttgAAAAGAAGCATTGAGCTTTGGCGCCATATAGATTTCACTTAAGTGACAAATATGTAGCACGCACACAAACTTTATACATGGTGATACCTGCCATATTTAAAgtagttgaaaaaaaacagtgtatTTTTAACTTAATCTTATTGTGAAACTTGTGGGAAGATTTAATAAACTGCTATTTACcaatcaaaaatattttttataacgTATTTATATATTGTCACTTTAAAGTTGTTGTTACTATTTAGCGTTTAACGTCAAGAGTTACTCATTCTTATGCTGAAATTTTACTAACTTTAAGCAagctttctatttttattattaaattattaaacattaaatattcTAATTCGTAAATTTTCATCCACTTTTCCAGAAAATTATTCGTTGGTGGACTAAGTTGGGAAACATCAGACAGTaatatacatttttcttttttaaattcaatattttcttAACTAATACAACGTATATATTCCTCTTAATTAATAGTACATTCAAAGTCTCTTTATATTAAATCGATATATCGTATATCAAAATCCCGTTACGTTTGATCCACTTATTTccgtattatttttttttttatttctaaaccATATTGTTTCAATCTGGAACGGGTCCTTCTCTTCCATCCTCAGCTCTCCTCGTGCACTCCCAATTCCTGCTTtccctgttttatttttgcttttttcctcgTTTTATAATCATCAATTCTCTACACTCTATTCACAAAtacgttgttttctttttgattcAGTAGCTTTGCATCATTCACACTaggaaaaatatgttcctttttccatATGAAACCTTTCCTACTTCGTGCATATGtccttttaatttattgatactgtaaaacaaataataatacacTTAACACTCGAACGTGTAACTAGGGTtaggaattattttttttacaattgtcgttttcttttcttcctacACTACTTTCCACATACGTGCGGACACACACATGCCTTAATCTGTGCAGAGGAACTTAAGGAACACTTTAGCCAGTACGGTGATATCGAGAGCATCAATGTGAAGACAGATCCGAACACTGGACGTTCGCGGGGTTTCGCATTTATCGTGTACAAATCCGCTGATTCGATTGATAAAGTCGTGTCGGCCGGTGATCACGTTATCAACAACAAGAAGGTTGATCCCAAGAAGGCTAAGGCACGTTACGGCAAAATCTTCGTGGGTGGTTTGACCTCGGAAATCAGCGATGAGGAGATAAAAACATTCTTCGGACAGTTTGGAAATGTAAGTTTGGTGGGCAAGAACCGCCTACCTTTGCTACGGTGTTCGTGGGAAGTTTTGAACatgatgatttgattttaaCCAGTTCTGCTACTGATAGTTCATGAAGAAATTTTAAATCACTTAACTGATCGTTCAAAAGTtgtgcacttttttttattatgcccGTGATGAGTGGCGAGGAAATAACGAAATATGCAGTATTGATGAAGCATTGTATCTTTTATATTCTGTTTTAGATCGTGGAGGTAGAAATGCCATTCGATAAGCAGAAAAACCAGCGTAAAGGATTCTGCTTCATTACGTTCGACTCTGAGCAGGTGGTGAATGAGCTACTGAAAACCCCTAAGCAAACCATTTCCGGCAAGGAGGTCGACGTGAAGAAGGCAACTCCTAAGCCGGACAACATGGGACCAATGGGTCCGATGGGCGGTCGCGGTGGTATGCGTGGTCCGCCACCACGCGGCATGCGTGGTGGTCGTGGTGGTCCCGGTGGACCAAAAGGTGAGTTAATATATGTTAAACTATTTGGCGTCTGATATCAGATGCAGTAACGGTTAACCTTTCGTTCGAGGCGCTATGTTTGAATATGATGAAAATTTTTACAGTTCTGCTTATGAAGAATTTTGATTATCCAAATCCAAAACAACTGATTGTTCAAAAGCGCTATCAGAATATTAGTTCATGTGATACAGAGTACTTTTACACAAATATCTTATCTTCAATGGCTATTCtacgaatggaaaaaagaaaaaaagtagcTATATGTGTCGTTACATACAACCTGGTAATATATATTGATGACTCATTTTATTACacgctttttttctcgcttttacAAATACATCAGGCGGATATGGACAAGGTTGGGGCGGACAAGGATACGGCGGCTACGGATATGGACAAGGATACGGCGGTGGTTACGGTGATTATGGTTACGATTACTTAACCAGATGGTATGGAGGCTACAATAACGGTGGTTACGATTTGTCCGGCGGCTATTACGGTCGTGGTAAATTCAACAACCGCTTGCCGAACAAACATCACTAGTGTGTAGTTTAGCCAAAATTATGGGCACGGATGGAAATGATGCTACATAACCTCGATTTTTACATGTTTATTCGTGTTGATATATGTCctgaaaatattgttttattcaagttttattttaccagctgggacaaaatttatttccaaatcAAGCCCTTCTATGCTAAATCCAAAGTCATCAAGAATGGGTGACGAATTTATGATCGTTTCTAAATCAGAAACCGCTGGGCTGCTTATTTGACCTTATTTTTGATTTCCTGGATTCAACGTTGAACAAATCTCtcatagtgttttttttaagtgtgGAGTCTAGCAAGTATGTTTTATCTAGCGCATATCCAATAATCAcctgacaatttttttttaaattttggtgttTCAAAATGTACCTTCCATAAATCGTGATTTTGTTCAGTTTTCATGTTTGATCTTTGTAATGGAggtttatttaaaaagtttGTATGGGGTTGCCCTTTTTCAAGTGTCTTTTTATAAAACGTTTCTGCTATGCACCAATGGTGAGCTAATCGTATGCTTATTTTTTCACCAAGTTACACCTTGAGGCAAACATCACCTTCTTCTTCagcgacacaacaacctcaacaggtctaggcctgccatttttggctttctttgattttgtttacacgcagctggatagtcagtcctgcgtacgggagattggtccggatgggtttttggaCCAGCAGTGAAGacctgccgtgtgaagaccggcaccgttATCAATACACCCCCGAGCTACCCCAAACATCACCTTAACTTATGATAATCGAGAATACAGCTTTCCGGCTAATTCGTTGGAGATACCAGTTGGAGTCAGGCTTCTAATGGCAACGTGAAATAATCTAAGTCAATTTGGATTAGAAAAACGAGCCTAGACGCTCGTAGTTTTAGAGCCACTGATGAACCAGTAAAATTGCAGGTACTTGATGAATGTTTCTGGGCGGTTGTTGTATTTAGCGTTTATTACAGTTCTCCTCTTTCAATACCACTATATGCTACGAATATTTTGTTGTGTAGTgtctttacaaaacaaaaaaaaaggatccatACAGAGTGAAATGTTTTAGTTATTATTTCCGTGCTTTATCGGATGTAGTGTTGGCAATATGAAACTAAGTGGTATTATTTATACACTAGTTACAAACAGAATGTGAAAGTTATGAGAGATCTAAAGGAAGAGACAGATGTAGAGTACGTTAGCAATAGCGTTACACGTATGATATGGAAGGTAAACGAGGTGAAGATAAGGTAGAATGTAGAGAGGCGTAGCAGGCgtatgaaatggaaaagatgTGCTACTACAAAGGAATAGTAAGCTCTTTGGTACGATGAACAGAAGTGCAGTTGAATATCCTTAGGCTATGGCGAACAATTAAGTAGAAGGATATTAGTAAGTGCTGCTTATGTGTTTGGTTTCGCTTATATTTTCGTTTGGCTTCTTTTTAAAAACGTACACATTCAGTGTTtaatttgcacaaaatttAGAAACATGAAGGGACATTTCCTTGCACGTCTGATTATATAAAATCttcaatattaaacaaaaaaccctccctTCGTAACAATAGAAGCTTGCACAATCATCTCTGTGACCGAATGCAAATGGCGTAACTGAAGCATATTTTGGTTTTTAAATAgtattttacttttctatTATGATCAATCGTAGAGTGCAATACGAATGAGATATGTTTGGTGTATTAGCAAGTGCTGCAAACATACACTTTTCTCCAGGAGCCTGACAGAAGCCAAATCGTGCGCAAAATCTACATTAGAGAGCAAAGGTGCGTCCACCTGACGGTTGATTAGATctaaaataattttagaaaTGGATGCGACTGATAATCATTGTGATAATAGATTATTTCAGAGCTTAGGATCGCATTGCGCATTTCCATCTGGAAGGGGGCGTTGAATGTGTGTTACCATAAAGTTATTCTTGCCTTACTATATATTTAGCCTTTTTGCGTCCTGGTGCCTATCTTTGTGGGGAGATGAGATTTGAGTGTCGAACGTTGTTATGCCTGATGCATTGAACTTTGTCTATGCAAGGGAAGAACGGACCGTAGCAGCAGACGCGATCATACAGTATCGGATGTTAACAAAGATAAAAGTTAATGCCGATCATGCGAATGTGCCAAGTGTGATCTTGAGCAACTGGGGCGTTAATCGGTTACTTTTGTGCTGAAAATCGTCAGGTGTCAACATTGAAATAGACTTAAGTCTATGCACAATCTTGTAGCCGATGTCGACCCACTGTTATGCAAcgttgttatgtttttctcCGGGCTTTGGAGCCTTAACAATCCATCTATATCTCGCACCAAAACATTATCCTGATACTCAATTAGGGGATACATAAATGGAAGGTAGCTAATTGGGGTAAACGATAATATTCATTTGGATGAAAATTGTTAGATCAAATGCGCAATTTACACAAGATTTGTTCTACACAAGAAATGCCCTGCGAAAAGGCAAATGATCAAGAATAACGGTTAGTTGTGGAATTTCAATCATATTTCCATTAACTATCACACATTTGGAACggcttttttatttactcaaaTAACATTATGGGCAGCATGTTTTGTTGGTGCAATATCGAAAGAAAAATTTTCGAATTTGTtatcgtgtttgttttctatgtTGTGTAGTTTACGAGCATCGTAtagaatgttttatgttgacAACTAATTTGTCTTTTATGGTACAAGACTAACAGGGATTTGGATCGTGCTCGTATATGTGGCGTTGCGAGCCTGGAGCGGCCATGAACACTCTGTTTTGTATCTGAACATTTCCCTATTACCATTAACAACGTATACGCCGTACGTATACTGTAACTAAACAAATGTGGTAAgggcttttttattttgtcatgGTGATGTAACTACAACTAATAAATAAAGTATAGAGTTTATTGCTATACAGTTATTGTTAAGAGGTAAGAGCTTCGGAATTCTGAATGCATAATGGTATATACATCCTctaaattatgttaaaaatttgCAAAGGACATTTTCAATATCTTCGTCAATTGGACGTTGGACTTCTTCGTAATACAGGGGATACCCCATAATATTGTGTTGTGAAATACGTGAACCTACTAGCGCTCTAAGTAGCTTCCAATAATGCAATTTTACAGTAGGAATATGGATTGGTGATACAGCAGGAAAAAGTGTGTTGATGGCACTAGATTAGTTTTTTCACATAATTCAAGTTGATACTATGTATGAGTAACAAGAGGTCAACATTTAGTGCGTGCAAACTGctgaaaatttcaatttattttgtcCTTTTTAATCCTTTTAAACCATTAATGTGGTTTAAAACCCCTAATGTGGTTTTAACgatatttttgttctttttatgTTAGAAGTATTACGCCCCGGAgcttttattctgttttttgCGCCCCTCCTATTTCATTGCACATTAAATACTATTTAAAACCAAAAGTCAAGTTACGCGTGTACCCGTATACTGTATATACAGAATAAGAACACAcatgaatggaaaacaaattaatactaaataaaataagttaTGGAAATTATGACAAAACGTTACACCCCCTCTATGACCccgatttttatttgttcgccCTTCGTTCATTTGTTTCTGGAAAGTGAGAGACAGACAGAAAGGGAAAGGGTGATTATGAGAAGGAGAGAAAGGTACGACAGGACGCGCGGAGATTGATGGTGACTGAAATCATaatttcaaacttttcataaGTTAACTTTTAGAAGAGTTTTTGCTTACCTACGGGATAACGTGTATATTCGAGTAAAAAGGCATTCTGAATAGTACTATAACTTAAACTGAAGAAATTCCTACCCTTTAAAGGAATTTTGATAATGTTAACGTAGGATTAAAGTTAAAGCAGGGACTCAAAGGAAGCGCATCTAATATGTAAGACTAAagttttgtattaattttacCACTCCACAGGTAGTTTGTCACAGATCAGATTTCTTGGTAGTTGTTGCTTGCCTGTGTGTTTCCTAATGCGTGTGTTAGCTATATTACTTGTTTGCGTCTCCAGTAGAATTATTACGTTTTCGGCACTCTATCTCGTGcttttttacagtttttacaatttgcacacgcaaaagttttttttgttggttagtTTAATTTACGCTTCGGTTCATATGGGTGGTATTGAAAAGAGGAAATTTATGACGCTTTTCGAATGCTCTCCGATCGCTCTTACCTTCTCCTTTCCATCTTATCATCCTTTCAATACGTGCCTCTCGGTCTGTGTATCGTGATTTCCATCCACATCCGAAAAAATAATGCCCAAAGATCTCAGCCGTCGGTCGGAAATCGTCTATCAGTGGTAGTCTCCTGCCATCACCATATACACTAAGTCTCAATTGTTTATGCCCGCACATACATCGCATCGAATAAGCGCATCACCTACTGCCATTACAATATGTACAACGAACTCTTTCTGCTGCAGTTCCGTTAGAATTGTGCTAAAGAGTCCTTGAGTCACCTTTTCTTAGGGGCATTGTATTGTGCTGTACCTTAATTTGTATGTGTCTGTAAATTATTAGCTTGTACGATGTAAAGATCAAATTTCTGCTTGTTTCTGTGCTTCCGTCTGGCAGTGATGCGGTTGACAATCATTAAGTATTGCATAAACCTGTCGTGAGAAGCAGTAGCATATTAAAGGAATTGAGATGCGTTCCGTATATGAGACACAGTGTACTATGGTTACACaatcaaattcaaatattcttattgaactttttgttttataatatatttccattttctagATGACTATGGTTATGGAGGATACGATGGTGGTTACATAAATGGAGGCCGTCCGGGAGGTCCTCGAGGCGGGGGCAAAGGTAGATTTTT
This sequence is a window from Anopheles marshallii chromosome X, idAnoMarsDA_429_01, whole genome shotgun sequence. Protein-coding genes within it:
- the LOC128711966 gene encoding RNA-binding protein squid-like, whose translation is MADAPEDVNGTGQENNQDNSNNQPQLTADQAGNGNAEATNANGNSENHAVRDDDRKLFVGGLSWETSDKELKEHFSQYGDIESINVKTDPNTGRSRGFAFIVYKSADSIDKVVSAGDHVINNKKVDPKKAKARYGKIFVGGLTSEISDEEIKTFFGQFGNIVEVEMPFDKQKNQRKGFCFITFDSEQVVNELLKTPKQTISGKEVDVKKATPKPDNMGPMGPMGGRGGMRGPPPRGMRGGRGGPGGPKGGYGQGWGGQGYGGYGYGQGYGGGYDDYGYGGYDGGYINGGRPGGPRGGGKGGAGTYGGGKQRGNGGGGRQQRHAPY